The Streptomyces sp. Je 1-332 genome has a window encoding:
- a CDS encoding gamma-glutamyltransferase, producing the protein MFTTRPTLQGTFGMVSSTHWLASQSAMAVLEDGGNAYDAAVAAGFVLHVVEPHLNGPAGEVPIILAPAGGEVRVLCGQGGAPAGATVDHYRSLGLELVPGTGPLAAAVPGAFDAWMLLLRDHGTKSLADVLKYAIGYAEDGHAPVERVGETVETVRELFETEWPSSAEIYLPDGHAPRPGELLRNPTLAATWRRVIQEAGTGSRVEQIDAARKIWSEGFIADALIRQAGRPTMDTSGSRHTGTLTAADLAGWQASYEAPATYDWNGWTLCKAGGWSQGPAFLQQLAMLPATLAELPAYGSADYVHLLIEGCKLAMADREAWYGDAEGDGTVPVAELLSAAYNEERRTLIGEKASHDLRPGSPGGRTAKISAHASAVAAGEPGFDALGLPGAGAGEPTVAKSSTSPVPGEPAVSADGATRGDTCHLDIVDRWGNMVAATPSGGWLQSNPVVPELGFPLGTRLQMAWLEEGLPNSLTPGRRPRTTLTPSLALKDGVPVMAFGTPGGDQQDQWQVHFFLAVALRDSVRGGLDLQGAIDAPNWHNDSFPGSFYPRGMRPGSVTVESRMDEAVIEELRRRGHDVTVGEPWSEGRLCAVARDPRTGVLSAAANPRGMQGYAVGR; encoded by the coding sequence TTGTTCACGACTAGGCCGACCCTCCAAGGCACCTTCGGCATGGTGTCCTCCACCCACTGGCTCGCCTCGCAGTCCGCGATGGCCGTCCTGGAGGACGGCGGCAACGCGTACGACGCGGCGGTGGCCGCCGGCTTCGTCCTGCACGTCGTCGAGCCCCACCTCAACGGCCCGGCGGGCGAGGTGCCGATCATCCTGGCCCCCGCCGGCGGGGAGGTGCGGGTCCTGTGCGGGCAGGGCGGCGCGCCGGCCGGAGCGACCGTGGACCACTACCGCTCGCTCGGCCTCGAACTGGTGCCGGGCACCGGGCCGCTCGCCGCCGCCGTACCGGGCGCCTTCGACGCGTGGATGCTGCTCCTGCGCGATCACGGCACCAAGTCCCTCGCCGATGTCCTCAAGTACGCCATCGGGTACGCCGAGGACGGGCACGCTCCCGTGGAGCGCGTCGGGGAGACCGTCGAGACGGTGCGCGAACTCTTCGAGACCGAATGGCCGTCGTCGGCCGAGATCTACCTGCCGGACGGCCATGCCCCGCGCCCCGGCGAACTCCTGCGCAACCCCACGCTCGCCGCGACCTGGCGCCGCGTGATCCAGGAGGCGGGTACGGGATCGCGCGTCGAGCAGATCGATGCCGCGCGGAAGATCTGGAGCGAGGGGTTCATCGCCGATGCGCTGATACGTCAGGCGGGCCGCCCCACCATGGACACCAGCGGAAGCCGGCACACCGGAACACTGACGGCCGCGGACCTCGCCGGGTGGCAGGCGAGCTACGAAGCCCCCGCGACCTACGACTGGAACGGCTGGACGCTGTGCAAGGCGGGCGGCTGGAGCCAGGGCCCGGCGTTCCTGCAGCAGTTGGCCATGCTCCCCGCCACCCTCGCGGAACTGCCCGCGTACGGCTCCGCCGACTACGTCCACCTGCTGATCGAGGGCTGCAAGCTCGCCATGGCGGACCGCGAGGCCTGGTACGGCGACGCGGAGGGCGACGGGACGGTACCGGTCGCCGAGCTGCTGTCCGCGGCCTACAACGAGGAGCGGCGGACACTCATCGGGGAGAAGGCGTCGCACGACCTGCGGCCCGGAAGCCCCGGCGGACGCACCGCGAAGATCTCCGCCCACGCGAGCGCCGTGGCCGCGGGCGAGCCCGGCTTCGACGCGCTCGGCCTGCCGGGTGCGGGCGCCGGCGAGCCGACCGTGGCCAAGAGCAGTACCTCACCCGTGCCTGGCGAACCGGCGGTCTCGGCGGACGGCGCGACCCGCGGCGACACCTGTCACCTGGACATCGTCGACCGCTGGGGCAACATGGTCGCGGCCACGCCGAGCGGCGGCTGGCTGCAGTCCAACCCGGTCGTCCCCGAACTGGGCTTCCCGCTCGGCACCCGCCTCCAGATGGCCTGGCTGGAGGAGGGCCTGCCCAACTCCCTCACGCCGGGCCGCCGCCCGCGCACCACCCTGACCCCGTCCCTCGCACTCAAGGACGGCGTACCGGTGATGGCGTTCGGTACGCCCGGCGGAGACCAGCAGGACCAGTGGCAGGTCCACTTCTTCCTGGCGGTGGCGCTGCGCGATTCCGTACGCGGTGGACTCGACCTCCAGGGCGCCATCGACGCCCCCAACTGGCACAACGACAGCTTCCCCGGCTCCTTCTACCCGCGCGGCATGCGCCCGGGGAGCGTCACGGTCGAGTCCCGCATGGACGAGGCGGTCATCGAGGAGCTGCGGCGCAGGGGACACGACGTGACGGTCGGCGAGCCCTGGTCGGAGGGCCGCCTGTGCGCGGTGGCGCGGGACCCGCGGACCGGGGTGCTGTCGGCTGCGGCCAACCCGCGGGGGATGCAGGGTTACGCCGTGGGGCGGTAG